The following coding sequences are from one Kallotenue papyrolyticum window:
- a CDS encoding WecB/TagA/CpsF family glycosyltransferase — protein sequence MSGRSSPAHARLLGVRIDDVDMDEAVARIEAMLRAGGTHHVVTVNPEFVMTAQRHPIFREVLCRADLAVPDGTGLLLAARLTGQRLRRRVPGVELCERLAALSARTGARLFLLGAAPGIAEAAAATLQQRFPGVVIAGCYAGSPRPEDEATIRARLRQARPDILLVAYGSPAQDLWIARNQPELGIPVALGVGGSFDYLSGAVPRAPRLMRRLGLEWFYRLLRQPWRWQRIWTAVVRFPLAVLREHCRARRHGSVQ from the coding sequence ATGTCCGGGCGATCTTCTCCAGCGCACGCCAGGTTGCTGGGCGTGCGCATCGATGATGTGGATATGGACGAAGCCGTCGCGCGCATCGAGGCGATGCTGCGCGCCGGCGGCACGCACCATGTGGTGACGGTCAATCCCGAATTCGTCATGACGGCACAGCGCCATCCCATCTTTCGTGAGGTGCTGTGCCGCGCCGATCTGGCCGTGCCCGATGGCACCGGCCTGTTGCTGGCGGCGCGCCTGACCGGCCAGCGTTTACGCCGGCGCGTACCAGGCGTTGAGTTGTGCGAGCGGCTGGCCGCGCTGAGCGCGCGCACCGGCGCGCGCCTGTTTCTGCTGGGCGCAGCACCGGGCATCGCCGAAGCCGCGGCGGCAACCCTACAGCAGCGCTTTCCGGGCGTGGTGATCGCCGGCTGCTACGCCGGCTCGCCACGTCCGGAGGACGAAGCAACCATTCGGGCACGCCTGCGGCAGGCACGGCCCGATATCCTGCTGGTCGCCTATGGCTCGCCCGCGCAGGACCTGTGGATTGCGCGCAACCAGCCTGAGCTGGGCATCCCTGTGGCGCTGGGCGTGGGCGGCTCCTTCGACTACCTGTCGGGCGCAGTGCCGCGCGCGCCGCGGCTGATGCGCCGCCTGGGGCTGGAGTGGTTCTACCGCCTGCTGCGCCAGCCCTGGCGTTGGCAGCGCATCTGGACCGCGGTGGTACGCTTTCCCCTGGCGGTGCTGCGCGAGCACTGCCGCGCGCGGCGCCACGGATCGGTACAATAA
- a CDS encoding DEAD/DEAH box helicase, translated as MEDARSMIDHHATVGARLAALLSHLHADAVLRERIVHVERIAPRSAEWAEPEQPLAPRLREALAARGITRLYSHQARALDLARQGRHLGIVTATASGKTLCYHLPTLEALLDEPRARALYLFPTKALAQDQLRALRELSGARLPHVRAAIYDGDTPPSERAGIRATANIVLSNPDMLHIGILPNHGAWSRFLSRLRVVVIDEAHVYRGVFGSHVALVLRRLRRLCHHYGSDPQFIFASATIGNPREHLQALLGDDVAIIEGNGAPAGARTLLFWNPPLIDVVTNQRASTNIETTFLFSALIEREIKTLVFTKARKIAELILRYARDRLPEALRGRVASYRAGYQPEERRAIERALFNDELLGLVATNAMELGVDVGGLDATILNGYPGTVASTWQQWGRAGRGRQPSLGVLVALDDPMDQYWMRHPHEFFARPHEQARVALDNPYILDDHLRCAAYELPLAPDETAAWFGAAALERVGALLDAGLLRERQGLAYVPPDVFPAQAVSIRATGGETVELRTESGALIERVPLHRAPFEIHGGAIYLHQGESYLVLDLDLTARVATARQTDVTYYTQPLDVTDVHVLETRLSRPAGTTTAAFGLVDVRRTVVGYRRKALYTDQVLSEHELELPPQQFVTQAVWWTLPHALAERLRQAQCDLPGGLHAAEHAMIALLPLLAMCDRWDIGGVSTAWHPDTGAATVFVYDGVPGGVGISELGYAELERWWRMTRDLLRDCPCAEGCPSCVQSPKCGNGNQPLDKQVALAILQSVLGESPAA; from the coding sequence TTGGAAGATGCGCGCAGCATGATCGATCACCACGCCACGGTCGGCGCACGGCTGGCTGCATTGCTTAGCCACCTCCACGCCGACGCCGTCCTGCGGGAACGCATCGTCCATGTTGAGCGCATCGCGCCGCGATCGGCGGAGTGGGCTGAGCCGGAGCAGCCGCTGGCGCCACGCCTGCGCGAAGCGCTGGCGGCGCGCGGCATAACCCGTTTGTACAGCCATCAGGCGCGCGCCCTCGATCTGGCGCGCCAGGGACGGCATCTGGGCATCGTCACGGCGACTGCGTCGGGCAAGACGCTGTGCTATCACCTGCCGACGCTCGAAGCCCTGCTGGACGAGCCGCGCGCGCGCGCGCTGTACCTGTTTCCGACCAAGGCGCTGGCCCAGGATCAACTGCGCGCGCTGCGCGAGCTGTCCGGCGCGCGCCTGCCGCACGTGCGCGCCGCGATCTACGATGGCGATACGCCCCCATCCGAACGCGCCGGCATTCGCGCCACTGCCAATATTGTGCTCTCCAATCCCGACATGCTGCACATCGGGATCTTGCCCAACCACGGCGCCTGGAGCCGCTTTCTGAGCCGTCTGCGCGTGGTGGTGATCGACGAGGCGCACGTCTATCGCGGTGTCTTCGGCTCGCACGTGGCGCTGGTGTTGCGCCGCCTGCGCCGTCTGTGCCACCACTACGGCAGCGATCCCCAGTTCATCTTCGCCTCGGCGACGATCGGCAATCCGCGCGAACACCTCCAGGCCTTGCTCGGCGACGACGTGGCGATCATCGAGGGCAACGGCGCGCCCGCCGGCGCGCGCACGCTGCTCTTCTGGAATCCGCCGCTGATCGATGTCGTCACCAATCAGCGCGCCTCCACCAACATCGAAACTACCTTCCTGTTCAGTGCGCTGATCGAGCGTGAGATCAAAACGCTGGTCTTCACCAAGGCGCGCAAGATCGCCGAGCTGATCCTGCGCTATGCCCGTGATCGGCTGCCTGAAGCGCTGCGTGGGCGAGTCGCCTCCTACCGCGCCGGCTACCAGCCCGAGGAGCGCCGCGCCATCGAGCGCGCGCTGTTCAACGACGAGCTGCTCGGGCTGGTGGCCACCAATGCCATGGAGCTGGGCGTCGATGTCGGCGGGCTGGATGCGACGATCCTCAACGGCTATCCCGGCACCGTCGCCAGCACCTGGCAGCAGTGGGGGCGCGCCGGACGCGGCAGGCAGCCCAGCCTGGGCGTGCTGGTCGCGCTGGATGATCCCATGGATCAGTACTGGATGCGCCACCCCCACGAGTTCTTTGCGCGGCCCCACGAGCAGGCGCGCGTCGCGCTCGATAATCCCTACATTCTGGATGATCACCTGCGCTGCGCCGCCTATGAGCTACCGTTGGCGCCGGACGAAACAGCGGCATGGTTTGGCGCGGCAGCGCTGGAGCGCGTGGGTGCGCTGCTGGACGCGGGCCTGCTGCGCGAACGGCAGGGATTGGCCTACGTGCCGCCGGACGTCTTTCCGGCACAGGCGGTTTCGATCCGCGCTACAGGCGGTGAGACCGTCGAGCTGCGCACCGAGAGCGGCGCGTTGATCGAGCGGGTACCGCTGCATCGCGCGCCCTTCGAGATTCACGGCGGCGCGATCTATCTTCATCAAGGCGAGAGCTACCTAGTGCTCGATCTGGATCTCACTGCGCGCGTCGCTACGGCGCGACAGACCGATGTCACCTACTACACCCAGCCGCTGGACGTGACCGATGTGCATGTGCTCGAGACGCGCTTGAGTCGTCCTGCGGGCACCACGACGGCTGCCTTTGGCCTTGTCGATGTGCGCCGTACCGTCGTCGGCTATCGCCGCAAAGCGCTCTACACCGATCAGGTACTCAGCGAGCACGAGCTGGAGCTCCCGCCGCAGCAATTCGTGACGCAGGCGGTGTGGTGGACGCTGCCGCACGCGCTGGCCGAGCGTCTCCGGCAGGCGCAGTGCGATCTGCCCGGCGGGCTGCACGCCGCTGAGCATGCGATGATCGCGCTGCTGCCGCTGCTGGCAATGTGCGACCGCTGGGACATCGGCGGCGTTTCGACCGCCTGGCATCCCGATACCGGCGCGGCGACCGTGTTTGTGTATGATGGCGTGCCCGGCGGTGTGGGCATCAGCGAGCTGGGCTATGCCGAGCTGGAGCGTTGGTGGCGCATGACGCGCGATCTGTTGCGCGACTGCCCCTGCGCCGAGGGCTGCCCA
- a CDS encoding HAMP domain-containing sensor histidine kinase: MNQWVALRSLPEKREDAMRRWPLLYRILLVNSAIVCLGATAGTVITRNLAQQSTLTLTIFFASLGLILSVVANYVLLRYTLRPLLSLQTVSQLVAQGDLNVRADEQDIDEPALLRLAQTFNVMLDRLAEDTLALERSRQLTERLTQQVISAQEEERRRIARELHDETAQALATLGIYIDTLLQSNLGNDMPALQEKLRQIRELADRTLNGVRAIIADLRPSLLDDLGLAAAIRWQAQHRLEAAGIHVDLQIRGEGRRLPPAIETALYRIIQEAVTNILKYAGASYVEIDLDLSRPDAVTARIEDNGCGFDRTRIHPSSETGHGVGLFGMHERASLVGGKLQIDTAPGEGTEVRVAIPLPADRPFAMPDGLGLPFAAQHS, from the coding sequence ATGAACCAGTGGGTTGCTCTACGTTCGTTGCCGGAAAAGCGCGAGGATGCCATGCGGCGCTGGCCATTGTTGTATAGGATCCTGCTGGTCAACAGTGCAATCGTTTGCCTGGGAGCGACCGCCGGAACGGTGATCACGCGCAACCTGGCCCAGCAATCGACACTGACACTGACGATCTTCTTCGCCAGCCTGGGCCTGATTCTGAGTGTGGTCGCCAACTATGTGCTGCTACGCTATACCCTGCGTCCGTTGCTGTCGCTGCAGACGGTCTCACAACTCGTCGCCCAGGGCGACCTAAACGTGCGCGCGGATGAGCAGGACATCGATGAGCCAGCGCTGCTGCGCCTGGCGCAGACCTTCAACGTCATGCTCGACCGCCTGGCCGAGGATACGCTGGCCCTGGAGCGCTCGCGCCAGCTTACCGAACGCCTGACACAGCAGGTCATCTCCGCCCAGGAAGAGGAGCGCCGCCGCATCGCGCGCGAACTGCACGACGAGACCGCCCAGGCGCTGGCTACCCTCGGCATCTACATCGATACCCTGCTGCAGTCCAACCTGGGCAACGATATGCCGGCGCTCCAGGAGAAGCTGCGCCAGATCCGCGAACTGGCTGACCGCACCCTCAACGGTGTGCGTGCCATCATCGCCGACCTGCGCCCATCGCTGCTCGATGATCTGGGGCTGGCCGCCGCGATCCGCTGGCAGGCGCAACATCGCCTCGAAGCTGCCGGCATCCATGTCGATCTCCAGATTCGCGGTGAGGGTCGGCGGCTGCCGCCCGCGATCGAAACCGCGCTCTACCGCATCATTCAGGAAGCGGTCACCAATATCCTCAAATACGCCGGCGCCTCGTATGTTGAAATCGACCTCGATCTGAGCCGCCCTGATGCCGTCACCGCCCGCATCGAGGACAACGGCTGCGGCTTCGACCGGACACGCATCCACCCCTCCAGCGAGACCGGCCACGGCGTGGGCCTCTTCGGCATGCATGAGCGCGCCAGCCTGGTCGGCGGCAAGCTGCAGATCGATACCGCCCCCGGTGAGGGCACCGAGGTGCGCGTCGCCATCCCGCTACCCGCCGATCGACCGTTTGCCATGCCCGACGGCCTAGGGCTGCCCTTTGCAGCCCAGCATAGCTGA
- the fdh gene encoding formate dehydrogenase: MEPLKQPVSRRRVLRGMAAGGFALGGALALGADLAQARQVAQRLKVSGARDVPSICPYCAVGCGTLVSVGKDANGQDRIINIEGNPDSPISEGNLCPKGAASLQLAVNPLRVTKVKHRKPGATDWEEISLDEAMNRIAHLVKETRDRTFQRSITTTDKDGNQVEKVVNHTLAIGTLGGATMDNEWNYVHLKLMRALGVVFIENQARIUHSATVPGLGTSYGRGGATTMQQDLQNSDFIMIMGSNFAECHPVGFRWAMKAKAKGATIIHVDPRFTRTSAMANIHAPIRAGSDIVFLGGLIHYILENEKYFKDYVLNYTNAATIIDPAYRDTEELDGLFSGFDAQGRRYDASSWKYVTDAPEGQNQPQPAVDEAQSFSARVGRLVGGRPREDRTLQDPNCVFQILKRHYARYTPAMVEQLTGCPQETFLKVAETLVNNSGPDKTGAIVYAVGWTQHTVGVQIIRAATIVQSLLGNIGRPGGGILALRGHATIQGSTDVPTLYNLLPGYLNAPSALKKHDTLGDYLETEAVPTAYWANMPKFMVSLLKAWFGEAATAENDYGYAWLPKLVGDHSHMPMFVHMAEGKMEGFFAMGQNPAVGGQNAGFQRRALAKLKWLVVRDLFETETATFWRDSPEVRSGQVRPEEIQTEVFFLPAAAVPEMDGSFTNTQRLLQWHDKAIDPPGDCRSDIWFTVHLGLKLKELYRDSRDPRDAGIQALTWDYIDEEENRRHGWRILDEPSATRILREINGYTVADGKPVRGFGDLKDDGSTACGVWIYSGVYAPTEEHPEGFNRAASRQKGRWISPGWGFAWPANRHILYNRASADPDGNPWPKEARLAREWDPEGKAKGFIWWDPEAETKQPDGTVVRGKWVGIEGEVPDFPLTKPPTAEAKPGGVGLDFHSGRDPFIMKADGKAWLFAPSGLTDGPLPTHYEPAESPVENTLYRQQKSPVFKRYDVEGNPLAEGELVAQYPYILSTYRLTEHHLSGSMSRWLPWLAELQPELFVEISPELAKEKGIANTQLVRVATPRGTIRARALVTKRMRPFRVNGKVVHQVGMPWHWGYKGIATGDVTNDLSALVGDPNVNIHEAKVFVCNIEPA, translated from the coding sequence ATGGAGCCACTCAAGCAGCCCGTGAGCCGGCGTCGCGTTCTGCGAGGCATGGCCGCCGGTGGATTCGCACTCGGCGGCGCACTGGCGCTGGGCGCCGATCTGGCGCAGGCCCGTCAGGTAGCGCAGCGGTTGAAGGTGAGCGGCGCGCGCGACGTGCCGAGCATCTGCCCGTACTGTGCCGTGGGGTGCGGCACGCTGGTCAGCGTTGGCAAGGATGCCAACGGACAGGATCGCATCATCAACATCGAGGGCAATCCCGACTCGCCCATCTCGGAGGGCAACCTCTGCCCCAAGGGCGCGGCCTCGCTGCAACTGGCGGTTAATCCCCTGCGCGTCACCAAAGTCAAACACCGCAAGCCGGGCGCGACCGATTGGGAAGAGATCTCGCTCGACGAGGCCATGAACCGCATCGCGCACCTGGTCAAAGAGACACGCGATCGCACCTTTCAGCGCAGCATCACCACCACGGACAAGGACGGCAACCAGGTCGAAAAGGTTGTCAACCACACCCTGGCGATCGGCACGCTCGGCGGCGCAACCATGGACAACGAGTGGAACTACGTCCACCTCAAACTGATGCGCGCGTTGGGCGTGGTCTTCATCGAAAATCAGGCGCGGATATGACACTCCGCCACCGTCCCCGGTCTGGGGACCAGCTACGGCCGTGGCGGTGCCACGACCATGCAGCAGGATCTGCAGAACTCCGACTTCATCATGATCATGGGCTCCAACTTCGCCGAGTGCCACCCGGTCGGCTTCCGCTGGGCGATGAAGGCCAAGGCGAAGGGCGCCACGATCATCCACGTTGATCCGCGCTTCACGCGCACCTCGGCCATGGCCAACATCCACGCGCCGATCCGCGCCGGATCGGACATCGTCTTCCTGGGTGGCCTGATCCACTACATCCTCGAGAACGAGAAATACTTCAAAGACTACGTGCTGAACTACACCAACGCGGCGACGATCATCGATCCGGCCTACCGCGACACCGAGGAGCTGGACGGGCTCTTCTCCGGCTTCGATGCGCAGGGCCGCCGCTACGACGCCAGCAGTTGGAAGTATGTGACCGACGCGCCTGAAGGGCAGAACCAGCCCCAACCGGCAGTAGATGAAGCGCAATCCTTCTCGGCGCGCGTCGGGCGGCTGGTCGGTGGACGGCCACGCGAAGACCGCACGCTGCAGGATCCCAACTGCGTCTTTCAGATTCTGAAGCGGCACTACGCGCGCTACACGCCCGCAATGGTCGAACAGCTCACCGGCTGTCCGCAGGAGACCTTCCTCAAAGTTGCCGAAACCCTGGTCAACAACAGCGGCCCTGACAAAACCGGCGCGATCGTCTATGCCGTGGGCTGGACGCAGCACACCGTCGGCGTGCAGATCATCCGCGCCGCCACGATCGTCCAGTCGCTGCTGGGCAACATCGGGCGACCGGGCGGCGGCATCCTGGCGCTGCGCGGCCACGCCACGATCCAGGGCTCGACCGACGTACCCACGCTCTACAACCTGCTGCCGGGCTACCTGAACGCCCCCAGCGCCCTGAAAAAGCACGATACCCTGGGCGACTACCTGGAGACCGAAGCGGTGCCCACCGCCTACTGGGCCAACATGCCCAAGTTCATGGTCAGCCTGCTCAAAGCCTGGTTCGGCGAGGCGGCCACCGCCGAGAATGATTACGGCTACGCGTGGCTGCCCAAACTCGTCGGTGACCACTCCCACATGCCGATGTTTGTGCACATGGCCGAGGGCAAGATGGAGGGCTTCTTCGCCATGGGCCAGAATCCGGCGGTGGGCGGCCAGAACGCGGGCTTCCAGCGCCGGGCGCTGGCCAAGCTCAAATGGCTGGTGGTGCGCGACCTGTTCGAAACCGAAACGGCCACCTTCTGGCGCGACTCGCCCGAAGTGCGCAGCGGCCAGGTGCGACCGGAAGAGATCCAAACCGAGGTCTTCTTCCTGCCGGCTGCGGCGGTGCCGGAGATGGATGGCTCGTTCACCAACACGCAACGCCTGCTGCAGTGGCACGACAAGGCCATCGATCCTCCCGGCGATTGCCGCTCCGACATCTGGTTCACAGTGCACCTGGGCTTGAAGCTCAAGGAGCTGTACCGCGACAGCCGCGATCCCCGCGATGCCGGCATCCAGGCGCTGACCTGGGACTACATCGACGAGGAAGAGAATCGCCGGCACGGCTGGCGCATTCTGGACGAGCCCTCGGCCACGCGCATTCTGCGCGAGATCAACGGCTATACGGTCGCCGACGGCAAGCCGGTGCGCGGCTTCGGCGATCTCAAGGACGATGGCTCGACCGCCTGCGGCGTGTGGATCTACTCCGGCGTCTATGCCCCGACGGAGGAGCATCCCGAAGGCTTCAACCGCGCCGCCTCGCGCCAGAAAGGGCGCTGGATCTCGCCCGGCTGGGGCTTTGCCTGGCCGGCCAACCGCCACATCCTGTACAACCGTGCCTCGGCCGATCCGGACGGCAATCCCTGGCCCAAGGAAGCGCGCCTGGCGCGCGAGTGGGACCCCGAAGGCAAGGCTAAAGGCTTCATCTGGTGGGATCCGGAGGCCGAGACCAAACAGCCCGATGGCACGGTGGTGCGCGGCAAATGGGTCGGCATCGAGGGCGAGGTACCCGACTTCCCGCTGACCAAGCCGCCGACTGCCGAAGCCAAGCCCGGCGGCGTGGGACTAGACTTCCACAGCGGGCGCGACCCCTTTATCATGAAGGCCGACGGCAAAGCCTGGCTCTTCGCGCCCTCAGGCCTGACCGACGGGCCGCTGCCCACGCACTACGAACCGGCTGAGTCGCCGGTGGAGAATACGCTCTACCGCCAGCAGAAGAGCCCGGTCTTCAAACGCTACGATGTCGAGGGCAATCCGCTGGCCGAGGGCGAGCTGGTGGCGCAGTACCCCTACATTCTGTCGACCTATCGCCTGACCGAGCACCACCTGAGCGGCTCGATGAGTCGTTGGCTGCCCTGGCTAGCCGAGCTGCAACCCGAGCTGTTCGTGGAGATCAGTCCGGAGCTGGCCAAGGAGAAGGGTATCGCCAACACCCAACTGGTGCGTGTCGCCACGCCGCGCGGCACGATCCGGGCGCGCGCGCTGGTCACCAAGCGCATGCGTCCCTTCCGTGTCAACGGCAAGGTGGTGCACCAGGTGGGCATGCCCTGGCACTGGGGCTATAAAGGCATCGCCACCGGCGACGTGACCAACGACCTCTCGGCGCTGGTAGGCGATCCCAACGTCAACATCCACGAGGCCAAGGTCTTCGTGTGCAACATCGAGCCGGCCTAG